From the genome of Periplaneta americana isolate PAMFEO1 chromosome 15, P.americana_PAMFEO1_priV1, whole genome shotgun sequence, one region includes:
- the LOC138715766 gene encoding uncharacterized protein, whose product MNSAVKRENTLKAIFNKEETRPTAFDIHRWIEEGLRIKDTEIQAIQLVGKQNAVYIKLTNKISYEHYLQQHTGSSSVKLMNGDNVTVNITPADEEVVMVRVLNIPPEVSNERIRNVLQNYGKVQHIENEKWSSKFRYNVYTGIRITHMVLNKVIPSSIVIAGHEAYVTYPGQELTCFSCGSTAHIRQACPNRNIKAPVTIQSRTRFTLSDLIPSPSVSTAVTTPTMTSVSSENGTDILSEKQASIGTSDTKLMHESTSLQKNSITQKSSAVADKTVTMTIEQGDSETDSADDVSEILHEQPVKKYKAMESSDTGECSANGQKNPVEVVVPVITGDSKDPEGTRRAKASVPEDWNEAMQQEEQDLGSTNKSSSQEIGVRKLAKSGNSPKHRSHPYKGEGSKLGFPLLRPVD is encoded by the coding sequence ATGAATAGTGCAGTTAAAAGGGAAAATACTTTAAAAGCaatatttaataaagaagaaacgcGTCCGACAGCATTTGACATACATAGATGGATAGAAGAAGGGTTACGTATCAAAGATACGGAAATACAAGCGATTCAGTTAGTAGGGAAACAAaatgcagtgtatattaaacttacaaataaaattagttaCGAACATTACCTACAACAACATACTGGATCATCATCCGTTAAACTTATGAATGGAGATAATGTAACAGTCAACATAACCCCTGCAGACGAAGAAGTCGTTATGGTACGAGTGCTCAACATACCACCGGAAGTGTCCAATGAAAGAATACGAAACGTGCTACAGAACTATGGGAAAGTGCAACATATAGAAAATGAAAAGTGGtcatcaaaatttcgatataatGTCTATACCGGTATACGCATTACACACATGGTACTAAACAAGGTCATACCTTCGTCGATTGTCATAGCCGGTCACGAAGCCTATGTAACTTACCCTGGGCAGGAACTTACGTGTTTTTCTTGTGGAAGTACAGCTCATATACGGCAAGCTTGTCCTAATAGGAATATAAAAGCGCCTGTGACGATACAATCTCGAACACGTTTTACACTGAGTGACTTGATCCCTTCCCCTAGTGTTTCTACAGCAGTGACAACTCCTACTATGACTAGTGTTTCATCTGAAAATGGGACTGATATTTTATCCGAAAAACAAGCATCTATTGGTACTTCGGATACAAAATTAATGCACGAGAGTACTTCATTGCAAAAGAATTCAATAACGCAAAAGAGTAGTGCAGTGGCTGATAAGACGGTGACTATGACGATAGAACAGGGTGACTCGGAAACAGATTCAGCAGATGACGTATCCGAGATTCTTCACGAGCAACCAGTGAAAAAGTATAAAGCAATGGAATCATCTGACACTGGTGAGTGTTCTGCCAATGGGCAGAAGAATCCTGTCGAAGTTGTTGTTCCGGTTATTACAGGTGATTCAAAGGATCCTGAAGGAACTCGGCGAGCAAAAGCATCAGTTCCAGAGGATTGGAACGAAGCAATGCAACAAGAAGAGCAAGATCTTGGATCGACAAACAAGTCCTCGTCACAAGAGATTGGTGTAAGGAAATTGGCTAAAAGCGGTAATTCTCCAAAACATCGTTCGCACCCTTACAAAGGAGAAGGCAGTAAACTAGGATTTCCACTATTACGTCCAGTTGACTAG